From a single Sus scrofa isolate TJ Tabasco breed Duroc chromosome 13, Sscrofa11.1, whole genome shotgun sequence genomic region:
- the CHRD gene encoding chordin isoform X11, whose translation MPSLLAPPAPLLLLGLLLLGSRLARGAGPESLALPIRPEKEPLPIRGAAGCSFGGKVYALDETWHPDLGEPFGVMRCVLCACEAQPQWGRRARGAARVSCKNIKPECPTLACGQPRQLPGHCCQTCPPERSGLEKQAPGLAFEYPRDPEHRSYSDRGEPGAEDRARGDGHTDFVALLTGPSSQAAARARVSLLRSNLRFSISYRRLDRPTRIRFSDSTGGILFEHPASPTQDGLVCGVWRAVPRSSLRLLRAEQLHVALVTPTHPSGEVWGPLIRHRALAAETFSAILTLEGPPQQGIGGIALLTLSDTEDSLHFLLLFRGLLESRSGGAAQVPLRLQILHQGKVLRELQANASAQELGFAEVLPNLTAQEMDWLVLGELQMALERASGPGLRISGHIAARQSCDVLQSVLCGADALIPVQTGAAGSASLTLLGNGSLIYQVQVVGTSSEVVAVTLETKPQRRNQHTVLCHMAGFQPGGHTAVGVCPGLGARGAHMLLQNELFLNVATKDFPDGELRGHVAALPYSGHSARHDTLPVPLAGALVLPPVQSQAAGHAWLSLDTHCHLHYEVLLAGLGGSEQGTITAHLLGPPGMPGPRRLLKGFYGPEAQGVVKDLEPELLRHLAQGTASLLITTKGSPQGELRGQVHIANQCEVGGLRLAAAGTEEVQVPGAPDAMVAPAAVLPAVPGPDAPVPAKPGGPGRLRDPNSCFFEGQQRPHGARWAPNYDPLCSLCTCQVGGPGTAYRGLASGAGPWSTPSLSPQRRTVICDPVVCPPPGCPSPVQAPDQCCPVCPEKQDVRDLPGMPRNRDPGEGCYFDGDRSWRAAGTRWHPVVPPFGLIKCAVCTCKGGTGEVHCEKVQCPRLACAQPVRVNPTDCCKQCPVGSGSHPQLGDPMQADGPRGCRFAGQWFPESQSWHPSVPPFGEMSCITCRCGAGVPHCERDDCSLPLSCGPGKESRCCSHCTPQRPT comes from the exons ATGCCGAGCCTCCTGGCCCCGCCGGCCCCGCTGCTGCTCCTCGGGTTGCTGCTGCTCGGCTCCCGGCTGGCCCGCGGCGCCGGCCCCGAGTCCCTTGCGCTGCCCATCCGGCCCGAGAAGGAGCCGCTGCCTATTCGGGGAGCAGCAG GCTGCTCCTTCGGCGGGAAGGTCTATGCCTTGGACGAGACGTGGCACCCGGACCTGGGGGAGCCCTTCGGGGTGATGCGCTGCGTGCTGTGCGCCTGCGAGGCG CAGCCTCAATGGGGTCGTCGCGCGAGGGGCGCGGCGAGAGTCAGCTGCAAGAACATTAAACCTGAGTGCCCAACCCTGGCTTGCGGACAGCCCCGCCAGCTGCCTGGACACTGCTGTCAGACCTGCCCCCCGG AGCGCAGCGGTCTGGAAAAGCAGGCGCCGGGCCTGGCCTTCGAGTATCCGCGGGACCCAGAGCACCGAAGCTACAGCGACCGCGGGGAGCCGGGCGCTGAGGATCGGGCGCGTGGAGACGGCCACACGG ACTTCGTGGCGCTGCTGACGGGGCCAAGTTCGCAAGCCGCGGCCCGGGCCCGAGTGTCGCTGCTGCGCTCTAATCTGAGGTTCTCCATCTCCTACCGGCG GCTGGACCGCCCTACCCGAATCCGCTTCTCAGACTCCACTGGCGGCATCCTGTTTGAACACCCTGCATCCCCTACTCAAGATGGCTTG GTCTGTGGGGTGTGGCGGGCAGTGCCTCGGTCATCTCTGCGGCTCCTTAGGGCAGAACAGCTGCATGTGGCACTCGTGACACCCACTCACCCTTCAGGGGAGGTCTGGGGGCCTCTCATCCGGCACCGGGCCCTGGCTGCAG AGACCTTCAGCGCCATCCTGACCCTGGAAGGCCCCCCACAGCAGGGCATAGGGGGCATTGCCCTACTCACTCTCAGTGACACAGAGGACTCCTTGCATTTTTTGCTGCTCTTCCGTGGGCTGCTGGAATCCAGAAGTGGAG GAGCAGCCCAGGTTCCCTTGCGGCTCCAGATTCTCCACCAGGGGAAGGTATTGAGAGAGCTCCAGGCCAACGCCTCGGCACAG gagCTGGGCTTTGCTGAAGTGCTGCCCAACCTGACAGCCCAGGAGATGGACTGGCTGGTGCTGGGGGAGCTGCAGATGGCCCTGGAGAGGGCAAGTGGGCCAGGGCTGCGCATCAGTGGACACATTGCTGCCAGGCAGAGCTGTGATG TCCTGCAAAGTGTCCTTTGTGGGGCCGATGCCCTAATCCCAGTTCAGACGGGTGCAGCCGGCTCAGCCAGCCTTACACTGCTAGGAAACGGCTCCCTTATCTACCAA gtACAGGTAGTTGGCACGAGCAGTGAGGTGGTGGCCGTGACGCTGGAGACCAAGCCTCAGCGGAGGAACCAGCACACTGTCCTGTGCCACATGGCTGGATTCCAGCCGGGAGGACACACA gctgTGGGTgtctgccctgggctgggtgcCCGGGGGGCTCATATGCTGCTGCAGAATGAGCTGTTCCTAAACGTGGCCACCAAGGACTTCCCAGATGGAGAGCTGCGGGGGCACGTGGCTGCCCTGCCCTACAGTGGGCACAGCGCCCGCCACGACA CACTACCCGTGCCCCTGGCAGGAGCCCTGGTGTTGCCCCCGGTGCAGAGCCAGGCAGCCGGGCACGCCTGGCTCTCCCTGGATACCCACTGTCACCTACACTACGAAGTGCTGCTGGCTGGGCTTGGTGGCTCAGAACAGGGCACCATCACTGCCCACCTCCTCGGGCCCCCTGGGATGCCAGGGCCCCGGCGGTTGCTGAAGGGATTCTATGGCCCAGAG GCCCAGGGTGTGGTGAAGGATCTGGAGCCTGAGCTGTTGCGGCACCTGGCACAGGGCACTGCTTCCCTGCTGATCACCACCAAGGGGAGCCCCCAAGGGGAGCTGCGAGGGCAG GTGCACATCGCCAACCAGTGCGAGGTGGGCGGCCTGCGCTTGGCCGCAGCAGGAACTGAGGAGGTGCAAGTACCTGGGGCTCCGGATGCCATGGTGGCCCCTGCGGCCGTGCTGCCTGCTGTGCCAGGCCCGGATGCCCCAGTGCCAGCCAAACCTGGTGGCCCTGGGCGGCTCCGAGACCCCAACTCCTGCTTCTTTGAGGGGCAGCAGCGCCCCCATGGGGCTCGCTGGGCTCCTAACTATGACCCGCTCTGCTCGCTCTGCACCTGCCAGGTAGGAGGCCCCGGAACGGCATACCGGGGCCTGGCTTCTGGGGCAGGACCCTGGTcaacccccagcctctccccgcAGAGACGCACAGTGATTTGTGACCCTGTGGTATGCCCACCACCCGGCTGCCCCAGCCCGGTGCAGGCACCGGACCAGTGCTGCCCTGTGTGCCCCG AGAAACAAGATGTTAGAGACCTGCCGGGGATGCCGAGGAACAGGGACCCTGGAGAGG GCTGCTATTTTGATGGTGATCGGAGCTGGCGGGCAGCGGGCACCCGGTGGCACCCTGTCGTACCCCCATTTGGCTTAATTAAGTGTGCTGTCTGCACTTGCAAG GGGGGCACTGGAGAGGTGCACTGTGAGAAGGTGCAGTGTCCCCGGCTGGCCTGTGCCCAGCCTGTCCGTGTCAACCCCACTGACTGCTGCAAACAGTGTCCAG TAGGGTCAGGGTCCCACCCCCAACTGGGGGACCCCATGCAGGCTGATGGCCCCCGGGGCTGCCGTTTTGCAGGGCAGTGGTTCCCAGAGAGCCAGAGCTGGCACCCCTCGGTGCCCCCCTTTGGGGAGATGAGCTGCATCACCTGCAGATGTGGG GCAGGGGTGCCCCACTGCGAGCGGGATGACTGTTCACTACCACTGTCCTGCGGCCCAGGGAAGGAAAGCCGTTGCTGCTCCCACTGCACACCCCAGCGGC CAACCTAG